In Quercus robur chromosome 11, dhQueRobu3.1, whole genome shotgun sequence, the following proteins share a genomic window:
- the LOC126707730 gene encoding ABC transporter I family member 17 isoform X1 translates to MSVALTTPSISTEAHEHLLVVDVEDPSPDQEETQRPLTKFGIRDLRKESDGGDPILNGISVEIPKGVIVGIIGPSGSGKSTMLRALNRLWEPPLGTVFLDGRDICDLDVLTLRRKVGMLFQLPALFEGTVADNIRYGPQLRGQKLSDEEVYSLLKLADLDSSFYSKTGGELSVGQAQRVALARTLANEPEVLLLDEPTSALDPISTENIEDVLVNLKKKQGMTIIMVSHSIKQIQRIADIVCLLVKGEIVEVLRPDKLSEAKHPMALRFLQLSS, encoded by the exons ATGTCTGTGGCTCTTACGACTCCTTCAATAA GTACAGAGGCTCACGAGCACTTGCTGGTGGTGGATGTGGAGGATCCAAGCCCAGATCAAGAAGAAACACAGCGGCCATTAACGAAGTTTGGGATACGTGATCTGAGGAAGGAATCTGATGGGGGTGATCCTATATTGAACGGGATAAGCGTGGAGATACCGAAGGGTGTGATTGTTGGGATCATAGGGCCGAGTGGGAGTGGGAAATCGACGATGTTGAGAGCTCTGAATAGGCTGTGGGAGCCACCTTTGGGGACTGTGTTTTTGGACGGTCGGGATATCTGTGATCTTGATGTGCTCACTCTGAGGAGGAAGGTTGGGATGCTTTTTCAGCTTCCTGCTCTGTTTGAAG GCACAGTAGCAGACAACATACGATATGGACCGCAATTGAGAGGGCAGAAGCTAAGTGATGAGGAGGTTTACAGCTTGCTCAAACTTGCAGACCTTGATTCCTCTTTTTACAGTAAGACTGGTGGTGAACTATCTGTTGGTCAAGCTCAAAGGGTTGCTCTTGCTAGGACCTTAGCTAATGAACCAGAG GTTCTGCTGCTTGATGAGCCTACAAGTGCCTTGGATCCAATATCAACGGAAAACATAGAGGATGTCCTAGTGAACCTAAAGAAGAAACAGGGAATGACTATTATAATGGTCTCTCACAGCATCAAACAAATCCAGAGGATTGCTGATATTGTGTGTCTCCTTGTGAAAGGTGAAATTGTTGAAGTGTTAAGACCTGATAAACTCTCAGAAGCCAAGCATCCTATGGCACTAAGGTTTCTTCAACTCAGCTCATAA